One window of the Alligator mississippiensis isolate rAllMis1 chromosome 5, rAllMis1, whole genome shotgun sequence genome contains the following:
- the JCAD gene encoding junctional cadherin 5-associated protein isoform X2: MKGLAPTHGLHRHTKESQLEVGAGTEYVARSSLQDSCKVPGDYKWQSLRMESWKQPQKLGRQMSDNDREKLLQDLYSFTVGDNGLSSHNKGKSQSLPRVLSPESPRGVEMPSLTNNNHLLSGAKVPSHPPNRMTLESTKYPETGCHFLPLAKPKYGRPLKPPSYELYQQTRASTETSGFQNHQQKDEAVSYLAKVNEPRQDVCIQDCNLEPPVYVPPPSYKSPPQRSMNQHSHNDVPNYDVYFNNEQQHPSDRLAVCHQPSTSTFEMAGEHRKEEHLPQGRQSHSKRIDDYMSSVQYIPFDDPRIRHIKIAHPESLQDNAKHTKNTHRASPSTLQEGPLKVQYDSAFLETSDLSNAVKGERTSDGSIHNSKWLAASFKDQENCALPDQRDSYTTSNHIPNNETNKEYTKGKLSVGNQHMDNTCETVTKVKKFEPGTGMQSKRSSKKKMNETIFCLVSIPVKSESNLPDTDRNNNLTDSPDKNGFDNNGALQEQSLLSMSSTDLELQALTGSMTNKNELQKQELWRPEEFKQMNDLRFIQPTKHRELKYSGSWPGDQYKDQQTQTNFTEGTKSPQFFHGTKPGEPNNKLMTPKFSGSVASVTGLKQAELPPDDRKCRQNAYNIKGQMYLSPSSNSAFSRTATSVIQVPSPKACQNQPCGSFTTMAGQEREASTSFKGDLVKGEASVPCNSRELFGQFLLKPVSRRPWDAISELESFNKELQGQEESTSSEDGVENEEKAQQDTIPEKMGTSPTHELGQEVRPGKQLKTVVPEVPIFKSGRVKSKSESWSTGTEWGDQHAHVGSQCSLHPKEISKLVRPADGSVITETRNDEARSKANQQFGRAGLVRRALSSYASQSNPFNHADSEEVNEDRTYTDFVKLDKSAVLRSNNALEKGATVRLSLTNRNQGHSEPDLRSVGLDISSEPCINKFELSSAENAAEIPQNESLQARAARILGIEVAVESLISSDRAGLHQPTSSENGVHDFELPIGRTLDDTVETKDSSYESRRKCGWTKSSLFVGDRDPSLCTYQSIDQEASSKMLITDPSFEQYKGVEQDEDQNLPCKSVAYQLAERNMIIPSSEKKVRSTSKVIETLQGKLTSPPSRTVMDRLVRMKEVDSVSRMRRLSIKSADSGEDMDEEKQSRLQEERGSKMVTTGAVSKRVISLNENGHLTAAGKKKIDKDFCFDAYDPTKVERV; encoded by the exons ATTGGCACCAACCCATGGGCTGCACAGACATACTAAAGAAAGTCAGCTGGAGGTAGGTGCAGGAACAGAGTATGTGGCAAGAAGCAGTTTGCAGGACAGCTGTAAAGTGCCTGGTGATTACAAATGGCAGAGTTTAAGAATGGAAAGCTGGAAACAACCTCAAAAACTAGGAAGACAAATGTCTGATAATGACAGAGAGAAACTGCTTCAAGATCTATACTCATTTACCGTAGGAGATAATGGACTTAGTTCCCATAACAAAGGGAAATCACAATCATTGCCAAGAGTTCTTTCACCAGAGAGCCCGAGGGGTGTGGAAATGCCCTCCCTGACAAATAACAATCATTTACTTAGTGGAGCTAAAGTACCCTCTCATCCCCCAAACAGAATGACTTTGGAATCCACAAAGTACCCTGAAACTGGATGCCACTTTCTTCCTTTGGCCAAGCCCAAGTATGGCAGACCCCTGAAACCCCCATCCTATGAACTGTACCAACAAACAAGAGCCTCTACAGAAACCAGTGGGTTTCAGAACCACCAGCAAAAAGATGAAGCAGTTTCCTATTTAGCCAAAGTTAATGAGCCACGGCAAGATGTTTGCATTCAAGACTGTAACTTGGAGCCCCCAGTCTATGTACCTCCTCCATCTTACAAATCTCCACCTCAGAGAAGCATGAATCAGCATTCCCATAATGACGTGCCTAACTATGATGTGTACTTCAATAATGAACAACAGCATCCATCAGACAGGCTTGCTGTCTGTCACCAACCATCTACCAGTACATTTGAGATGGCAGGTGAACACCGCAAAGAGGAACACCTTCCTCAAGGAAGACAAAGCCATTCTAAGCGCATTGATGACTACATGAGTTCTGTTCAGTATATTCCTTTTGATGATCCTCGAATACGGCATATTAAAATAgcacacccagagagtctccaggaCAATgctaaacacaccaaaaatacACATAGGGCCAGTCCCAGTACTTTGCAGGAGGGACCTCTCAAAGTACAATATGATAGTGCCTTTTTGGAAACCTCAGACTTATCAAATGCTGTAAAGGGTGAAAGAACATCAGACGGCTCCATCCATAACAGCAAGTGGTTGGCAGCATCCTTTAAAGATCAGGAAAATTGTGCCTTGCCTGACCAAAGAGACAGTTATACCACAAGTAATCACATTCCCAATAATGAAACGAATAAGGAGTACACAAAAGGCAAACTTTCTGTAGGAAACCAGCATATGGATAACACCTGTGAGACTGTTACTAAAGTTAAAAAGTTTGAACCTGGAACTGGGATGCAAAGCAAAAGgagttcaaagaaaaaaatgaatgaaactaTATTTTGCTTGGTCTCTATCCCAgttaaatctgaatcaaatttgCCAGATACAGATAGGAACAACAACTTAACAGACAGCCCTGATAAGAATGGGTTTGATAACAATGGGGCCTTGCAAGAACAAAGTCTATTAAGCATGTCTTCAACTGACTTGGAGTTACAAGCTCTCACAGGAAGCATGACCAATAAAAATGAGTTACAAAAACAAGAGCTGTGGAGACCAGAGGAGTTCAAACAAATGAATGACCTCAGATTTATTCAGCCTACAAAACACAGGGAACTCAAATACTCTGGCTCTTGGCCAGGTGATCAGTACAAAGACCAGCAGACACAGACCAATTTCACTGAAGGAACTAAAAGCCCTCAATTTTTCCATGGCACAAAGCCTGGTGAACCAAATAATAAGTTGATGACTCCAAAATTctcaggaagtgtggcatctgTAACAGGGTTAAAACAGGCAGAGTTGCCTCCGGATGATAGAAAATGTAGGCAGAATGCATACAACATAAAAGGTCAAATGTACCTCAGTCCATCTAGCAATAGTGCATTTTCAAGGACTGCCACCTCAGTAATTCAGGTTCCTTCACCAAAGGCATGCCAGAACCAGCCTTGTGGGTCCTTCACAACTATGGCTGGACAAGAGAGGGAAGCTAGCACAAGTTTCAAAGGTGATTTGGTCAAGGGAGAAGCAAGTGTTCCCTGCAACAGTAGGGAGCTGTTTGGTCAGTTTCTCTTGAAACCTGTAAGTCGCCGTCCCTGGGATGCAATAAGTGAGTTAGAAAGTTTTAACAAGGAGCTTCAAGGACAGGAAGAGAGCACTAGTAGTGAAGATGGTGTGGAGAATGAGGAGAAGGCACAGCAGGACACCATTCCTGAAAAGATGGGGACTTCACCAACTCATGAATTGGGCCAGGAAGTGAGACCTGGTAAGCAGCTAAAAACAGTTGTGCCAGAGGTTCCAATATTTAAATCAGGAAGAGTCAAAAGTAAGTCTGAAAGTTGGAGTACAGGGACTGAGTGGGGGGATCAGCATGCCCATGTTGGATCACAATGCTCCTTGCATCCAAAAGAGATCAGTAAATtagtcaggccagcagatggaagTGTCATAACAGAAACAAGAAATGATGAAGCCAGAAGTAAAGCAAACCAACAGTTTGGTCGTGCAGGCCTTGTCAGGAGAGCTCTGTCCAGTTATGCAAGCCAGAGTAATCCTTTCAATCATGCTGACTCAGAGGAGGTGAATGAAGATAGAACTTACACAGATTTTGTAAAACTAGACAAAAGTGCAGTTCTCAGAAGCAATAACGCTTTAGAGAAAGGTGCTACAGTACGATTGTCCTTAACTAATAGAAATCAAGGTCACTCTGAGCCAGATTTAAGGTCTGTGGGACTTGACATCAGCTCTGAGCCTTGTATTAACAAATTTGAACTTTCTTCAGCTGAAAATGCAGCAGAGATTCCTCAAAATGAGTCTCTGCAGGCAAGAGCAGCAAGAATCCTGGGTATAGAGGTAGCAGTGGAGTCTCTTATTTCCAGTGACAGAGCTGGGCTCCACCAACCCACTAGCTCTGAAAATGGTGTCCATGACTTTGAATTACCAATAGGGAGAACTTTAGATGATACAGTAGAAACAAAAGATAGCTCCTATGAGAGCAGGCGAAAGTGTGGTTGGACAAAAAGCTCTCTCTTTGTTGGAGATAGGGACCCCTCTTTGTGCACATATCAGAGCATTGACCAAGAAGCCAGTTCTAAAATGCTGATAACTGACCCGAGCTTTGAACAGTACAAAGGTGTTGAACAAGATGAGGATCAAAACCTGCCTTGCAAATCTGTTGCTTATCAGCTTGCTGAAAGAAACATGATTATTCCAAGCTCAGAAAAGAAAGTCAGAAGCACATCTAAGGTGATCGAGACATTACAAGGCAAACTAACTTCTCCCCCTAGCCGAACCGTCATGGATCGTTTGGTGCGAATGAAAGAAGTTGACTCAGTTTCCCGTATGAGGCGTCTGAGCATCAAAAGCGCAGATTCAGGAGAAGACATGGATGAGGAGAAACAATCCAGGTTACAAGAGGAACGAGGGAGCAAAATGGTGACCACAGGTGCTGTTTCCAAACGCGTTATCTCTCTCAATGAAAATGGACACTTAACTGCAGCAGGCAAGAAGAAGATTGACAAAGATTTTTGTTTCG ATGCATATGATCCCACAAAAGTCGAAAGAGTGTGA